The nucleotide window GGCCACCGTGCACGAACAGTACCGGCAGGCCATCCGGAGTACCGCTCTCGTCGACGTAGAGCACATGCGGTTCCTCCACCGCCAGCTCGTGTCGCGCATAGGGTTTGATCTCCGGATACAAGGTTTGCATGGCACACTCCCGATCTGCGTGGCCGGCGGTCGGCCCCTGGATATGTCCGGCATCATAGCGAGGATCACGCGCACGGGCATGCCGCTGCGTAAATTGACCCGCCTCGCCTCATGACGCTCGCAGGCGGGGCGCGTGAGGCGCGCTACTGCTGTTCGCCGCGCCAGATCAGCGATTCGGTGACGTAACCGCGGGCCTGCGCCTCCTGCAGCAGGCGGTCGCGTACCTGCGCGGAAACCTGTGGCGTACGCGCCATCAGCCAGAGGTATTCGCGATCGGGGCTGCCCACCAGCACGCTCTGGTAGTCGTCGTCGAGGAACAGGATCCAGTAGTGGCCGCGCGTCAGCTGCGGAAACAGGCGACTGAACCAGTTATCGAAGCGCACCCAAAGGCGATCGGTGCGCCCTGGCTCCTGTGCCACCGCCTGCCCGACCGCTTGCTGCCAGTCACCGTCGACGGTGCGGCAGCGGTTGATGACCGCGACGCTGGCGTCGTCCTGCAAACGGTAATTCGCCTCGGATTCCACGCAGTTGCGCTGAAAGAACATCGGCAGCCGCGCCAGCTCGTACCAGGTGCCCTGGTAGCGCTCGAGATCGACCTGGCCGGCAGTCGCCGGAGGCGCCTCGCCACTCGTCGCGCCGGCACAGCCCAGCAACAGTGCGCACGACAGCGCCGCCAGCATGCGCATGACCATCATTTGAGCCCCTTGCCGGAAAACATC belongs to Pseudomonas phenolilytica and includes:
- a CDS encoding lipocalin family protein, with amino-acid sequence MRMLAALSCALLLGCAGATSGEAPPATAGQVDLERYQGTWYELARLPMFFQRNCVESEANYRLQDDASVAVINRCRTVDGDWQQAVGQAVAQEPGRTDRLWVRFDNWFSRLFPQLTRGHYWILFLDDDYQSVLVGSPDREYLWLMARTPQVSAQVRDRLLQEAQARGYVTESLIWRGEQQ